From a single Nostoc edaphicum CCNP1411 genomic region:
- the pyk gene encoding pyruvate kinase, translated as MRRTKIICTVGPATSAPEKLQALVKAGMNVARLNFSHGAYEFHAQTAHYLRQISNEQQKPIAIMQDLCGPKIRLGTLPPEGLNLEAGSEVTFVLQEKGESIDELPLPLPTLFAMVRPGEPILINDGRVKLIVTDRDADHIRAQVKIGGLISTHKGVNLPQTPLPVSSITEKDLLDLRFGIQLGVDWVAVSFVRSPQDLEPARRMIEAAGASIRLIAKIERAEAVENFDSILKVADAIMIARGDLGVEVPIHEVPLIQKDIIRRCNRAGKPVITATQMLESMISAPDPTRAEATDVANSILDGTDAVMLSGETAVGQYPIAAVQMMHNIAVRTEQALDEGSKHAWCHEAGSLSVTESVAESVCRIAYETGSRAILCNTSSGSTARMVSKYRPTSPIIALTSDITAYRQLALSWGVEALLIPPVHNAEEMFTNVVNTVVDMGLANKGDKVVITSGVPIGKSGTTSLIKVHSIGQPISA; from the coding sequence ATGCGTCGAACCAAAATCATTTGTACTGTTGGGCCCGCTACATCTGCACCTGAAAAGCTGCAAGCCTTGGTAAAAGCCGGAATGAATGTGGCACGGCTGAATTTTTCCCACGGGGCTTATGAATTCCATGCCCAAACTGCTCACTATCTCAGACAGATTAGTAATGAGCAGCAAAAGCCGATCGCAATTATGCAAGACTTATGTGGTCCCAAGATTCGTTTGGGAACTTTACCACCGGAAGGGTTAAATTTAGAAGCCGGTAGTGAAGTCACCTTTGTTTTGCAAGAAAAGGGTGAGAGTATTGACGAACTCCCCCTACCTTTGCCGACTTTGTTCGCAATGGTGCGACCAGGTGAACCAATTTTAATTAATGATGGTCGCGTCAAATTGATTGTGACCGATCGCGATGCCGATCACATTCGCGCCCAAGTGAAAATTGGCGGGTTAATTTCCACCCACAAGGGAGTGAACCTACCCCAAACTCCTTTACCTGTCAGTTCCATCACCGAAAAAGACTTGCTGGATCTCCGCTTTGGGATTCAGTTGGGTGTAGACTGGGTAGCGGTGTCCTTCGTGCGATCGCCACAAGACTTAGAACCCGCTAGACGAATGATTGAAGCTGCTGGTGCTTCCATTCGCCTAATTGCCAAAATCGAAAGAGCAGAGGCAGTAGAGAATTTTGACTCAATTCTGAAGGTTGCGGACGCGATTATGATTGCCCGTGGCGATTTAGGGGTAGAAGTGCCAATTCACGAAGTACCCTTAATTCAAAAAGATATCATTCGCCGTTGCAATCGTGCTGGCAAGCCGGTGATTACAGCCACCCAAATGCTAGAGTCGATGATTAGCGCCCCTGACCCCACCCGCGCCGAAGCAACCGATGTTGCCAACTCCATCTTAGATGGTACGGATGCGGTAATGCTTTCTGGTGAAACCGCTGTCGGGCAATATCCCATCGCCGCCGTCCAGATGATGCACAACATCGCCGTGCGGACAGAACAGGCTCTAGATGAGGGTAGCAAACATGCTTGGTGTCATGAAGCAGGCAGTCTTAGCGTTACCGAATCTGTGGCAGAATCCGTCTGTCGCATCGCTTATGAAACAGGCTCACGGGCAATTCTCTGTAACACTTCATCAGGAAGTACGGCGCGAATGGTGTCTAAATACCGGCCTACTTCTCCCATTATTGCCCTCACCTCCGACATCACCGCTTATCGCCAACTAGCGCTTTCTTGGGGTGTGGAAGCTTTGCTGATCCCACCAGTCCACAATGCCGAAGAGATGTTTACCAATGTGGTGAACACAGTTGTAGACATGGGTTTAGCGAATAAGGGCGATAAAGTAGTAATTACCTCTGGTGTTCCAATTGGTAAATCGGGCACAACTAGTTTAATCAAAGTGCATTCCATTGGACAGCCAATTTCAGCATAA